From Lucilia cuprina isolate Lc7/37 chromosome 4, ASM2204524v1, whole genome shotgun sequence:
aaaaagtaaacatttcaaTTATAATACAAACCTTTTCCAAATTCATTTTTAACACCGCATGTGGCGTGGTCTTTATTACGTATATAAAGGCCGTCAAATGATGTTCACAATACGTTTCTAGTTTATGACCCAATTTGTTTAGAATCATATGGAagaacttttgtttaaataaaaatttaacaactgGTAAATGCAATTGTGGATATTCGGCTGAAATAATATCAAATGCTAAAGTGGCAGCTCCACCCAATGAGGCATGATCCAAAAGTTCTGCAAGCTATAAAAGAAAATCCATGACACACTAAACTTATTAATAAAGATCATAATGTACTTACTGCTTCCACAATTTCACCGGCATCATCTGAACCACGCACTACTAAACCCCGGGCTAACCATGATAAAGCTTCAACAGCCTTTTTGTTCTCTTTTCTAATGGCCTCTTTAAGACTCGCTATAATACGTCGCACAATACCACGATTATTGTCCGTATAATCGATTTTATTCACCAAACTACACATCAAATGATGAGCCACCTCGCGCACATGTTCATCTTCCGACATTAAGGATAATTGCGTTAAATCATCCATTAAACGTTCGAAATGATCATCCAAACTAATGTCCTTATTAAGGAAACCCAATAAACCTTTAGCAATATATAAATCAGCAGTTAGTTGTAGATTTAGATTATATAAATATTCCGTTGCCACCATAAATTGTTCAGAAACTGCCAATGTTCGTATTATTAAGCTTAGACTTTGTGAAATTTCCGCCAGTACCTGAGAGTCAAgttctttattattttgtgcTAAATGTACCAGTTTACTAATCAATTCGCTATTGTGCTGTAGATCTTCTACGAAACGTTCATCTTcattttgtaacaatttattGAGGGCCTTTAAAGCCAAAAGACGTACATCATTGCTAATTGTTGCATCACCAAACGATTGTTTGTACAATAAATCCATAATGCGTTCGGTAAAAGCCATTTGTCGAATTAACGGTAAAAGATTGGAGAGTATTTTTTCCTTGACAAAATTACTATAGTTAGCAAAATTGCTAATGCAGCCATCAATACAATTCGATTGTAATTCAATGGGTTGTAAAGCGCCTAAACGTTCCAACAACGTTTGGGTTTGTTCCAACTCGATAGAATCGTGAGTTAGTAATTGCATTAATACCTTATACACAAGAGCGCGATTAGCTTCATTGATGATGGGGGCTGATTCTATTAACACACCTATAGCAGCTTTTAGTAAATCTTGATTTACTGCTTCTTTAGTACATGTTTCAAATGATCTTAATTTCTGGATAGCAAGAGCATGTAATTGGCCACACACCTGCGAATTCACGGCTTTAATAACACTTTCTCCTTTGGCGGTTACGATGcaaaaaagttgctctattatattgaaaatacgTATGAATTGTTCATCATCCACTGTAGCAGAGGAATCttgtaattttaataagaatgtgtttagtattttttcacTGGCAAATACCGGATCACCAGCCACACAAACCAAAGCAATTAAAGAAGCTGGATTAAATAGGCGATGTTTTACATCGCTTAAGTGGGTTAATATGGTTCCCAAAATCATTGTTTGATAATTATGACTAATGTTAGTTTTTGCTGCAGCAGTAGCTTGCTCCAGAATACAACGTAAGGCGCGTAAGGCTAATGCAACTACATCTTTATTGTCACTGCCCGGAAATACCTCCGATTTGAGAGCAGTCCAAATTTGTTCGAAATGTTCTTCTAAACTTTCACACGGAAACTTTAAGGCAGCTTGGTACTGTAATTAATATGTTTACTTAAGTATATACTagcttaatatatatttaaacttacCAGTAGTTCCAGTGAATCACATTTCGCCACTACCAATTCACTTTCTAGTTTTTCCAAAGCTAACGTTACACACCATTCAACAAAATCTACTGAGGCCACAAGacatttagttaatttattcgataaattttctctaGTTATGGTATCGGGATCATTTTTGGACGGATTAAAGTCAATTGGAAAGTAACAGgcaaatatttcaaacatttcttCGCTTAAATGTAA
This genomic window contains:
- the LOC111675232 gene encoding MMS19 nucleotide excision repair protein, whose product is MVPLTEVSLEEAIKSDKSLKNAAEQIAKDIQNKSYEIANLCEQLNFALTSSNVEQRVQGTWLFSRVLSNLPKDQLNAEQCEVLANFYAARLKDHHNVIPAVIEGIDALVHMKMFPGKGVVVILQSFFLHTTCQSQLRSDRYRLFTIFKFISETYVEELKAMSGDFIYGIISSIDGERDPRNLDFIYSFMPDFIATYPLLHLSEEMFEIFACYFPIDFNPSKNDPDTITRENLSNKLTKCLVASVDFVEWCVTLALEKLESELVVAKCDSLELLYQAALKFPCESLEEHFEQIWTALKSEVFPGSDNKDVVALALRALRCILEQATAAAKTNISHNYQTMILGTILTHLSDVKHRLFNPASLIALVCVAGDPVFASEKILNTFLLKLQDSSATVDDEQFIRIFNIIEQLFCIVTAKGESVIKAVNSQVCGQLHALAIQKLRSFETCTKEAVNQDLLKAAIGVLIESAPIINEANRALVYKVLMQLLTHDSIELEQTQTLLERLGALQPIELQSNCIDGCISNFANYSNFVKEKILSNLLPLIRQMAFTERIMDLLYKQSFGDATISNDVRLLALKALNKLLQNEDERFVEDLQHNSELISKLVHLAQNNKELDSQVLAEISQSLSLIIRTLAVSEQFMVATEYLYNLNLQLTADLYIAKGLLGFLNKDISLDDHFERLMDDLTQLSLMSEDEHVREVAHHLMCSLVNKIDYTDNNRGIVRRIIASLKEAIRKENKKAVEALSWLARGLVVRGSDDAGEIVEALAELLDHASLGGAATLAFDIISAEYPQLHLPVVKFLFKQKFFHMILNKLGHKLETYCEHHLTAFIYVIKTTPHAVLKMNLEKIGPIIFKCLDSSNAHTLCIALKVCENFIKQQDEYYRGHLNHLIPASLKLSKFNNAMQVRVLSLNLLYDITKYPTFVLLPYKMDVVLDLAHALDDPKRLVRNAAVQARNAWYLVGAPNSS